CACCAGGCCGCGGATGTCGCGCTCGCGCAAGACCAGCAACCTGTGGCTGTACAGCCATTGCCGGGCGTGGACGATCAGACGTTCTCGGTCGGCGCACTGCGCGACTTCATCGCGCAGCACACGCACGAGCGCACGACGCTGGTGCTCAGTCATCCAGCCAAATCCCAGGGACTCGCAGGCCAGCTGTTGGTGATCGAACAGGGTGCGGCCCCGTGCATACAGCGCCCGCACGGACGCCAGATCGGGAGTCTCGATGCCGAGTTCGCGGCCCAGGTGGGCCAGCAGGACGCTCGGCACGACGCGCACGCTGTTCAGCGGCCGGCCGGTCATGCGCACGAAGCCGATGTGCAGCGCCAGGCCCAGCCGCAGACCGTCGCCGCGGCGTCGCGCGATCAGCTTGACCTTGCCCCTGAATCCCGTAGCTCTTAGCATCCTTGTTACGCGGCCTTGTTGAGCTGTGCCGCGACCCAGCGCTCTTCATACTGCCTGGGGCTGAGGTAGCCCAGCGAGGAATGTAGCCGGCGGTGGTTGTAGAAGGCCATCCAGTCGATGACCTCGTCCATAGCCTGCCTCCTGGTGGCGAACTTACGCCCATGCAGTCTGCCGACCTTCAGGCGCCCCCACAGGCTCTCGGTCGGCGCGTTGTCCCAGCAGTCGCCCTTGCGGCTCATCGACGAGCGCATCCCGTACCCGGTCAGCGCCTTCTGGAACTCGTCGCTGCAGTATTGGCTGCCGCGGTCCGTGTGCACGATCAGCCCCGGCGGTGGCCGACGCCGGAACCACGCCATGCGCAGCGCGTCCGTCACCAGGCTGGCGCGCATGTGGGGCTGCATGCTCCAGCCCACGATCATCCGACTGTGCAAGTCGATGAAGGCCGCCAGGTACAGCCAGCCTTCGTCGGTAGCGATGTAGGTGATGTCGCTCGTCCACTTCGCGTTGGGGCCGTCGGCCGCGAAGTCCCGCTGAAGCAGGTCTGGCGCGATCGGCAGGTTGTGCTTGCTGTCGGTGGTGACGACGAACTTGCGGCGGCCCCGAGCCTTGATGCCGTGCTGCTGCATCAGGCGTCGAACCCGTTCCTTGCCGACGCGGTGGCCCCGGGCGCACAGCTCCTTAGTCATCCGCGGCCATCCGTACTCCTGACGGACCTCGGCGTGAATGGCACGCACGTGCGCCAGCAAGGCCTCGTCGCTCAGACGCCCCGAGCCCGGCCGGCTCGGCTGGCGTCGATACTGGCGGCGTTGGTGCTCGAAGTACCCGCTGACGCTCACGCCCAGCACCTCGCAGCTCAGGCTCACCGGCCAGCTCTCCTTCATCGTCCGGATCCAGGCGTACTTTGCAGAACATCCTGCGCAAAGTACGCCGCCGCTTTTTTTGCGATGTCGCGCTCCATCTTCACGCGCGCCAGTTCCGCCCTCAGCCTGGCCAGCTCCATCTGCTCTGGCGTCACCGGCCGGTCGCCAGCGCCACCAAGCTGCCCCTGCTCACTGGAGCGCACCCAGTTGCTCAGGCTGGCCTTGGGAATGCCCAGCACCTTCGCCGTCATCCCCACCGACTGGCCTGCCCTGACCAGCCTGACGGCCTCCAGCTTGAACTCCTGCGTGTACTTCCCACGCACTTGCTTGTCATTCATCTCGTAGCTCCTGTCTCTGATTCCATCATCAGCCAAGAACTACGTTTTTCGGGGGCAAGGTCAGCTCTCGCTCGGCGGGGCTGAAGCTGAAGAAGGCCTGCAGCTCAAACTGGCTGAGCTCACGCGGCAGCTCGCGCTGGCCCAGATACGGTGATTGCCAGCCTTGCATGGCCTCGCTCCCAACTCAAGCCTCGGGCCGCCCACGATAAGCCCCTGCGCGAGCCAACAGGAAAGTTCATCGAATCAACAACTTACCGAACAGCGCTCGAACGGACCCGCGCCAATGCTGGCTCTACGGGCAGGAGCGTACCGTCACTTTTGGCACCGAAAACAAGGGGACCCCATGACGGGGATTCGGGACCAGCTTGGAGCGCGCCTCTCCGTCGTAGCATTACCTGCTGCGGTCATCGGAACCGGCAGTG
This portion of the Methylibium petroleiphilum PM1 genome encodes:
- a CDS encoding IS3-like element ISMpe1 family transposase (programmed frameshift), coding for MNDKQVRGKYTQEFKLEAVRLVRAGQSVGMTAKVLGIPKASLSNWVRSSEQGQLGGAGDRPVTPEQMELARLRAELARVKMERDIGKKSGGVLCAGCSAKYAWIRTMKESWPVSLSCEVLGVSVSGYFEHQRRQYRRQPSRPGSGRLSDEALLAHVRAIHAEVRQEYGWPRMTKELCARGHRVGKERVRRLMQQHGIKARGRRKFVVTTDSKHNLPIAPDLLQRDFAADGPNAKWTSDITYIATDEGWLYLAAFIDLHSRMIVGWSMQPHMRASLVTDALRMAWFRRRPPPGLIVHTDRGSQYCSDEFQKALTGYGMRSSMSRKGDCWDNAPTESLWGRLKVGRLHGRKFATRRQAMDEVIDWMAFYNHRRLHSSLGYLSPRQYEERWVAAQLNKAA